The Streptomyces capitiformicae genome contains the following window.
TGCCCCTGGAGGCGTTCGTCGCGGTCGCCGACCTGATGGGCTGGGCTCACGCCTGCGACCTGTTCCCGCTGATGGACGCCGCCGACGACCTCGTACGACCGCTGCAGGACCGCGAGGTGCGGGTGGACCGCGAGACCCTCAGCCTCGGCTACGCGGGCGTGTACTCCAGCTTCCTGCGCCACGCCGAGACCGCCGCCACCCGCTACGGCCTGGACACCCGAAGCATCCTCGTCGAGGTCGGCCGGCGCGGCATGGTCGGCGGCCAGGAAGACATGATCACGGACATCGCGCTGGACCTGGTGACTGGCAACACCGGCGCCGACCAGGGCTGACGAGGTCGTACGGCCGCCCGCCGGAGCGTCGGTGGGCGGCCGTACCCTTGCCTCCGTGGAGGACTACGACATCCTGGACACGCCGGACAGCGACGCCTCGGACGGGCCGTCGCCGCGCCCGCGGTCGCTCATGCTCGCCTTCTTCGGCAACCACGTCGTCGAAGAGGAGGACCGTGACCTGTGCGTGTACTCGGGCAGCATCATCGACGTGCTCGGCCGCGTCGGCGTCGGTGAACAGGCCGTACGTTCCACGCTGACCCGCATGGTCAACCGCGGCCTGCTGCGACGCCAACGCGAGGGCCGCAAGATGTACTTCGGCCTGACCCGGCAGGCGACGCGCGTCCTGCTGGACGGCCGCACCCGTATCTGGAAACAGGGCGCCGTCAACGACGACTGGGACGGCACCTGGACCCTGCTCGGCTTCTCCCTGCCCGACTCCTGGAAGCGCCAGCGCCACGATCTGCGCTCACGGCTCACCTGGTCCGGATTCGGCGCGCTGTACAGCGGGTTGTGGATCGCTCCCGGTGAGGTCGACGTCACCGGTGTCGTCGCGGAGCTCGGGCTCACCGACCACGTCAAGATCTTCCATGCTCAGGCCGAGGTGTCCACCGACATCGATCTGATGGTCCGTGACACCTGGGACCTGGAATCCATCGCCGCCCGCTATGTCACCTTCGGCAAGCGGTGGACGCCCCACCTGGGCGGGGGCGTCGGGGACGACCCGATCGGCACCCGGCTGCGGCTGGTCAGCGAATGGCTGTGGACCATCCGTACCGACCCC
Protein-coding sequences here:
- a CDS encoding PaaX family transcriptional regulator, translated to MEDYDILDTPDSDASDGPSPRPRSLMLAFFGNHVVEEEDRDLCVYSGSIIDVLGRVGVGEQAVRSTLTRMVNRGLLRRQREGRKMYFGLTRQATRVLLDGRTRIWKQGAVNDDWDGTWTLLGFSLPDSWKRQRHDLRSRLTWSGFGALYSGLWIAPGEVDVTGVVAELGLTDHVKIFHAQAEVSTDIDLMVRDTWDLESIAARYVTFGKRWTPHLGGGVGDDPIGTRLRLVSEWLWTIRTDPRLPTRHLPPSWPARPAQETFRRVAEQVTEPARDVARELLDTVPAR